From one Micromonospora siamensis genomic stretch:
- a CDS encoding IS256 family transposase — MTATLNDQTGRRKRPEPSAEAKAAADLVRAAKEQGLSLTGPDGLLKQLTKTVLETALNEEMTEHLGYEKHDQAGAGSGNIRNGTRSKTVLTDANGPVQIDVPRDRAGTFEPQIVRKRQRRLSGVDEVVLSLYAKGLTTGEISAHFAEIYGASVSKETISRITDKVIEEMTDWSHRPLDEIYAAVFIDAIVVKVRDGQVANRPFYAAIGVTLDGEKDILGLWAGSGGEGAKFWMSVLTDLRNRGVKDVFFLVCDGLKGLPEVVTNVWPRTVVQTCVIHLIRNTFRLTSRRYWDELKRDIKPIYTAVNADAARAAFDDLADKWRGRYPAVIRLWDNAWAEFIPFLDYDLEIRKVICSTNAIESLNARYRRAVKARGHFPNEQAALKCLYLVTRSLDPTGAGRTRWTMRWKPALNAFAITFSDRFPAAETY; from the coding sequence ATGACCGCGACACTGAACGACCAGACCGGACGTAGGAAGCGGCCCGAGCCGTCGGCGGAGGCGAAGGCCGCCGCCGATCTGGTCCGGGCCGCTAAGGAACAAGGGCTGTCGTTGACCGGCCCGGACGGGCTGCTCAAGCAGCTGACCAAGACGGTCCTGGAGACCGCGCTCAACGAAGAGATGACGGAGCACCTCGGCTACGAAAAACACGACCAGGCTGGTGCCGGGTCGGGCAACATCCGCAACGGCACCCGGTCGAAGACCGTCTTGACCGACGCCAACGGTCCGGTGCAGATCGACGTGCCGCGGGACCGGGCCGGCACGTTCGAACCGCAGATCGTCCGCAAGCGGCAGCGGCGCCTGTCGGGGGTCGACGAGGTCGTGTTGTCGCTGTATGCCAAAGGCCTCACGACCGGGGAGATCAGCGCGCACTTCGCAGAGATCTACGGGGCTTCGGTGTCGAAGGAGACGATCTCCCGGATCACCGACAAGGTGATCGAGGAGATGACCGACTGGTCCCACCGGCCCCTGGATGAGATCTACGCCGCCGTGTTCATCGATGCCATCGTGGTCAAGGTCCGCGACGGGCAGGTCGCGAACCGGCCGTTCTACGCCGCGATCGGGGTCACCCTCGACGGGGAGAAAGACATCCTCGGGCTGTGGGCCGGCTCCGGCGGTGAAGGCGCGAAGTTCTGGATGAGCGTGCTGACCGACCTGCGTAACCGGGGCGTCAAGGACGTGTTCTTCCTCGTCTGCGACGGCCTCAAGGGCCTGCCCGAGGTCGTGACGAACGTGTGGCCCCGCACGGTGGTGCAGACCTGCGTGATCCACCTGATCCGCAACACGTTCCGCCTCACCTCCCGCCGGTACTGGGACGAACTCAAGCGCGACATCAAGCCGATCTACACCGCCGTCAACGCCGACGCCGCCCGGGCCGCCTTCGACGACCTGGCCGACAAGTGGCGCGGCCGGTATCCGGCGGTGATCCGACTGTGGGACAACGCCTGGGCGGAGTTCATCCCGTTCCTCGACTACGACCTGGAAATCCGCAAGGTCATCTGCTCCACGAACGCGATCGAGTCCCTCAACGCCCGCTACCGGCGAGCGGTCAAGGCCCGCGGCCACTTCCCCAACGAGCAGGCCGCGTTGAAGTGTCTGTACCTGGTGACCCGGTCCCTGGACCCCACCGGAGCAGGCAGAACCCGATGGACGATGCGCTGGAAACCCGCGTTGAACGCCTTCGCCATCACCTTCAGCGACCGCTTCCCAGCCGCTGAAACCTACTAA
- a CDS encoding helix-turn-helix transcriptional regulator has product MALKRRRLSQRRKALGYSQERLAQLLGVERSTVVRWENAETDPQPWHRARIAAALEVTLEQFDDMLVDVSVAGHRGQDMGDNAQSPTSATQQELLSGLRTFLANYLPSPAGPCPTLADARRAVGRVHTLYQRASYTSSARLLPDVLNQTTALAGSTTGLHRSSAFRLLAAAYLAASKLAAKVGDGDTALLTADRASTAARLADDRALAALAGVWI; this is encoded by the coding sequence ATGGCCTTGAAGCGACGCCGGCTTAGTCAACGGCGTAAGGCGCTCGGGTACAGCCAGGAGCGCTTGGCCCAACTCCTCGGTGTGGAGCGGTCGACGGTTGTGCGCTGGGAGAACGCCGAGACGGATCCTCAGCCCTGGCATCGGGCCAGGATAGCCGCTGCACTGGAAGTTACGCTCGAACAGTTCGACGACATGCTCGTCGACGTGTCAGTGGCAGGACATCGAGGGCAGGACATGGGAGACAACGCTCAGAGCCCCACTTCCGCCACCCAGCAGGAGTTGTTGAGCGGTTTACGGACCTTTCTCGCCAACTACCTGCCATCTCCCGCGGGTCCGTGTCCAACCTTGGCCGACGCTCGTCGGGCTGTGGGCCGGGTGCACACCTTGTACCAGCGGGCGAGCTACACCTCTTCGGCTCGGCTGCTTCCGGACGTGCTCAACCAGACGACGGCCCTGGCTGGATCGACCACGGGGCTGCACCGCAGTAGCGCTTTCCGGCTCCTCGCCGCCGCCTATCTCGCAGCGTCGAAGCTGGCAGCCAAAGTGGGCGACGGTGACACCGCTCTACTGACGGCCGACCGGGCCTCCACGGCTGCTCGCCTGGCCGATGACCGAGCGTTGGCAGCCCTGGCGGGAGTGTGGATCTAA
- a CDS encoding DivIVA domain-containing protein, which translates to MIYVTGDRPLPHQVRAATFDTRWRGLDPTQVHAYLTRLADELDRLHRDLTTANTESERIRQALRQWQSRHATCHHPDQSSPNSRWPR; encoded by the coding sequence ATGATCTACGTGACCGGCGACCGCCCCCTCCCGCACCAGGTCCGCGCCGCCACCTTCGACACCCGCTGGCGCGGCCTCGACCCCACCCAGGTCCACGCCTACCTCACCCGCCTCGCCGACGAACTCGACCGCCTGCACCGGGACCTCACCACCGCCAACACCGAGTCCGAGCGCATCCGCCAGGCTCTGCGCCAGTGGCAGTCCCGCCACGCCACCTGCCACCACCCGGACCAGAGCTCACCGAACAGCCGGTGGCCAAGGTGA
- a CDS encoding GIY-YIG nuclease family protein, which produces MPETEDLLAGFTPARSYTMEAVADAPRAPGVHVVLDGGAVLYVGRTGNLRDRLRQHLTGNRDSSVLHQQVGAELDRRGPVATAADIADWLGGREVRWLETDNPEGTKEALVLALKPRFNRQVPKPR; this is translated from the coding sequence ATGCCCGAGACCGAAGACCTCCTGGCCGGCTTCACGCCCGCGCGGTCGTACACGATGGAAGCTGTCGCCGACGCGCCCCGCGCGCCCGGCGTGCACGTGGTCCTGGACGGCGGCGCCGTCCTCTACGTCGGTCGGACCGGGAACCTGCGCGACCGCCTCCGCCAGCACCTGACCGGCAACCGGGATTCGTCGGTGCTGCACCAGCAGGTCGGCGCCGAGCTGGACCGGCGCGGGCCGGTGGCCACGGCCGCGGACATCGCCGACTGGTTGGGCGGGCGCGAGGTCCGCTGGCTGGAGACCGACAACCCGGAGGGTACGAAGGAAGCCCTGGTCCTCGCACTCAAGCCCCGCTTCAACCGGCAGGTGCCCAAGCCGCGCTGA
- a CDS encoding MarR family winged helix-turn-helix transcriptional regulator: protein MGATDKPIGYWLKHLHNLLDEQFDVTLGQLDLDRRQWQLLNLLAGGTRSRGELEQALAPFWTDGVPQLDAAVDGLVARGWLAGEGDALTLTAEGRAGHRTAAERVGETRRLLTRGLTPEEYAATVRVLSVMAGNLEAASAG, encoded by the coding sequence ATGGGCGCAACCGACAAGCCGATCGGCTACTGGCTCAAGCACCTGCACAACCTGCTCGACGAGCAGTTCGACGTGACCCTGGGCCAGCTCGATCTCGACCGCCGGCAGTGGCAGCTGCTCAACCTGCTTGCTGGCGGAACGCGCAGCCGAGGTGAGCTGGAGCAGGCGCTCGCGCCGTTCTGGACCGACGGCGTACCCCAGCTCGATGCCGCGGTGGACGGCCTGGTCGCTCGGGGATGGCTGGCGGGCGAAGGCGACGCGCTCACCCTGACCGCCGAGGGCCGGGCGGGACACCGCACTGCGGCCGAACGGGTCGGCGAGACCCGGCGGTTGCTGACGCGCGGGCTCACCCCCGAGGAGTACGCGGCGACCGTGCGGGTTCTGTCGGTGATGGCCGGCAACCTCGAGGCGGCGTCGGCGGGGTGA
- a CDS encoding alpha/beta fold hydrolase yields MSTTAQPGTVTGEYADVNGLHLYYETHGQGSPLILLHGGLGSGEMFGAILPALAAKHQVILPDLQGHGRTADIDRPLDIPLMADDIAALIDHLGLDKPDVVGFSLGGGVALHVGIRHPEKVGRVVSASANIRSDAIYPEMRAQQGQMGAAAVEFLKDTPMYELYMRVAPRPEDFPRLLDKIGEAMAHDFDFTEEVRGLRVPTLVVAGDADMAPPSHYVEVFKLLDGGLRDGGWTGEGRPAGGHALAILPGLTHYNLVDSPLFAAVTLAFLGR; encoded by the coding sequence ATGAGCACCACCGCGCAGCCCGGCACCGTCACCGGCGAGTACGCCGACGTCAACGGCCTGCACCTGTACTACGAGACGCACGGGCAGGGCAGCCCGCTGATCCTGCTGCACGGCGGCCTCGGCTCCGGCGAGATGTTCGGCGCGATCCTGCCCGCCCTGGCCGCCAAGCACCAGGTCATCCTCCCCGACCTGCAGGGCCACGGCCGCACCGCCGACATCGACCGGCCGCTGGACATCCCGCTGATGGCCGACGACATCGCCGCCCTCATCGACCACCTCGGCCTGGACAAGCCCGACGTCGTCGGCTTCTCCCTCGGCGGCGGCGTCGCCCTGCACGTCGGCATCCGCCACCCCGAGAAGGTGGGCCGGGTGGTCAGCGCGTCGGCCAACATCCGCAGCGACGCGATCTATCCGGAGATGCGGGCGCAGCAGGGCCAGATGGGCGCCGCCGCCGTCGAGTTCCTCAAGGACACCCCGATGTACGAGCTGTACATGCGGGTCGCGCCCCGCCCGGAGGACTTCCCCCGGCTGCTCGACAAGATCGGTGAGGCGATGGCGCACGACTTCGACTTCACCGAGGAGGTCCGCGGCCTGCGGGTGCCGACGCTGGTGGTGGCCGGCGACGCGGACATGGCCCCGCCGAGCCACTACGTCGAGGTGTTCAAGCTGCTCGACGGCGGGCTGCGCGACGGCGGCTGGACGGGTGAGGGGCGGCCGGCGGGTGGGCACGCGCTGGCGATCCTGCCCGGGCTGACCCACTACAACCTGGTGGACTCGCCGCTGTTCGCGGCGGTCACCCTCGCCTTCCTGGGCCGCTGA